In a single window of the Gossypium hirsutum isolate 1008001.06 chromosome D02, Gossypium_hirsutum_v2.1, whole genome shotgun sequence genome:
- the LOC121214454 gene encoding uncharacterized protein, with translation MGKKDQSREEEKLNQRVESVLQLVKKQSPPLTPKQEKFCNNACIERFLRAKGDNVKKAAKHLRACLAWRETIGTENLIADEFSTEIAEGVAYVAGHDEESRPIIVLRIKQDYQKFHSQKLFTRLLVFTLEVAIATMPKNTQQFVLLLDASFFRSASAFMNLLLAALKIVGEYYPGRLYKAFVIDPPSLFSYLWKGVRPFVELSTATMVVSSLDYEESLDFNDFTSYPRASSLRFDPSSVKSTAKVGSCSSSRFSFTVSHHFDSLKPWYLTLTSDTSASKVGPTASPSPLGPALISPLNARSLSFASPAARTPRGNISMRKSLFPSTPLPQRSKAFEPVKVNHPRTPRPSFLQSPAMFFRRDSHVSTKAEKSRESFMPFLKFYRRPYDEMIYRSMMRPPLGGLISIVKRGHMSVSQRF, from the exons ATGGGGAAGAAAGATCAGTCCAGAGAAGAAGAGAAACTGAACCAAAGAGTTGAATCAGTTCTTCAACTCGTTAAGAAACAATCTCCTCCATTAACACCCAAACAG GAGAAGTTCTGCAACAATGCTTGTATCGAGAGGTTTCTAAGAGcaaaaggtgacaatgtgaagaaAGCTGCTAAACATTTACGTGCTTGTCTTGCTTGGAGAGAAACCATTGGCACTG AAAATTTGATAGCAGATGAGTTCTCGACTGAAATAGCTGAAGGAGTTGCTTATGTAGCTGGCCATGATGAAGAATCAAGACCCATCATT GTTTTAAGGATCAAACAAGATTACCAAAAATTCCACTCTCAGAAACT GTTCACACGTTTGCTGGTTTTCACATTGGAAGTTGCCATAGCAACCATGCCTAAAAACACCCAACAGTTTGTTCTACTCTTAGATgcaa GCTTTTTCAGATCAGCATCTGCTTTTATGAACCTATTGCTGGCAGCATTGAAAATTGTGGGCGAGTACTACCCTGGACGGCTTTACAAGGCCTTTGTCATCGACCCTCCTTCCCTCTTTTCTTACCTTTGGAAG gGCGTGCGTCCATTTGTGGAGCTATCAACGGCCACGATGGTGGTTTCATCGCTTGATTACGAAGAATCACTTGATTTCAACGATTTCACGTCGTACCCGAGAGCATCATCTCTTAGGTTTGACCCGTCGTCAGTCAAATCAACGGCCAAGGTCGGTTCCTGTTCATCATCCCGATTCTCCTTCACCGTATCCCATCATTTCGACTCCCTCAAGCCATGGTACCTCACCTTGACGAGCGACACGTCAGCATCCAAAGTCGGACCCACCGCCAGCCCCTCCCCACTGGGCCCGGCCCTGATCTCGCCGCTCAACGCCCGGTCTCTCTCCTTCGCATCACCGGCCGCCAGAACGCCACGTGGGAACATCAGCATGAGGAAGAGCTTGTTCCCCTCTACACCCTTACCGCAGCGTAGCAAAGCCTTCGAGCCGGTCAAAGTCAACCACCCGAGGACACCGAGACCCTCTTTCCTCCAATCGCCGGCGATGTTTTTCCGACGGGATAGCCACGTCAGCACCAAGGCGGAAAAGTCCCGTGAATCGTTCATGCCGTTTTTGAAATTCTACCGTAGGCCGTACGATGAGATGATTTACCGGTCAATGATGCGGCCCCCACTAGGTGGCTTAATCTCCATCGTTAAACGTGGCCACATGTCGGTATCTCAACGGTTCTAg